The following are encoded in a window of bacterium SCSIO 12643 genomic DNA:
- a CDS encoding DUF1679 domain-containing protein, protein MDKRFEKYILEQTQAKALGSQEIIQELWSGYGQIVRLKLIEAPINSIVLKHIDLKSANQHPRGWNTDLSHLRKVKSYEVELEWYQNWNHTENFKIPKCLGISSIENHHLILLEDLNTSGFPKRMSYLSLEHLKVCVKWLANFHGYYLQTEPNRLWPIGTYWHLDTRPDELVAMMEGDLKDAAKKLDKQLNQAQYQTIVHGDAKVANFCFSSDLKEVAAVDFQYVGGGCGMKDLAYLLGSCLTEEECEIYESQILEYYFKHLKATIAQFHPSINGEEVEAEWRLLYPIAWADFMRFLLGWMPTHQKINGYSLKMVQKALKK, encoded by the coding sequence ATGGATAAACGATTTGAAAAATATATTCTGGAGCAAACACAAGCTAAAGCTTTAGGGTCACAAGAAATTATTCAAGAATTATGGAGTGGTTATGGGCAAATTGTTCGATTAAAATTAATTGAAGCCCCTATAAACTCTATCGTTTTAAAACATATTGATTTAAAGTCTGCCAATCAACACCCCAGAGGCTGGAATACGGACCTATCGCATTTACGCAAGGTAAAGTCATATGAAGTAGAGTTGGAGTGGTATCAGAATTGGAATCATACTGAAAACTTCAAAATCCCCAAATGTCTGGGAATCTCATCTATTGAAAATCACCACTTGATTTTATTGGAAGATTTAAACACCAGTGGTTTTCCTAAAAGAATGTCCTACTTGAGTTTGGAACACTTAAAAGTCTGTGTGAAATGGCTGGCGAATTTTCATGGATATTATTTGCAGACAGAACCCAATAGACTTTGGCCAATAGGAACTTACTGGCATTTAGACACAAGACCTGATGAATTGGTGGCCATGATGGAAGGAGATTTAAAAGATGCTGCTAAAAAACTGGATAAACAATTGAATCAAGCGCAATATCAAACCATTGTACATGGCGATGCGAAAGTGGCTAACTTTTGTTTCTCTTCTGATTTAAAGGAGGTTGCCGCTGTAGATTTTCAATATGTTGGTGGAGGATGCGGCATGAAGGATCTGGCTTATTTATTGGGAAGTTGTTTAACCGAAGAAGAATGTGAAATCTATGAATCACAGATTCTGGAATACTATTTCAAACATTTAAAAGCTACCATAGCACAATTTCACCCATCCATTAATGGAGAAGAAGTAGAAGCAGAGTGGCGGTTGTTATATCCAATAGCCTGGGCTGACTTTATGCGCTTTTTATTAGGTTGGATGCCTACACATCAAAAGATTAATGGATATAGCCTAAAAATGGTTCAGAAAGCGTTGAAAAAATAG